GACTGTGCTGTCCAATCAAaagcaacagttaaaaatacatcTAAGAGGAACTAGGCTACATGTCACTTTGCTAATCACGAGATAGTTCCTAATTCCCCGGAGTATCAGACCTTGTGACCCTGTCACCCCTTTGTTTGACATCTGTATCTCTGTTGATATGTTGCACTTATATTTTCCACCAGAATAACCCTTCAAGTTGGATTTTCCACTCGAAAAGTCAGAGAAGGCCCACCAACCCAGACTTCCCATTCCAGGATGGCAAAACAGTAGTGAAACTACAAAACTGGCACTCGCTATTACCACTATCGTGTATTTGTGGCTCACCAAATAAGCCATACGAAGAGCATCAGGCTTTACCCATGCAGGTTGAAGAAACCAAAATGTGTAACATGGTCAAATCGGGATCAATGCAACTCCCAGCTCTGAGCTAAAAATGACTGCAGCATATGTATTTGTTGATGGCACCTACTCTCACTCATCAAACCCTTTAAAAAACCCATTTAGCACCTACATATATTGATCTCTGTTCCTtccctttgctttgtgtttctgtgtaagTGTCATGGTTCGCCAatggttctgggtcagtttATCTTCCTGCTGCCACTCGCTGGGTAGGTAAGCCCATCGCAGAGTACAATTATTAATGAACACACTGCGATCACAACTTTATAAATCTTTAAACAGAGTCTACACATCAGTCACGGGTGTTCCTTTACCATCTATTACAATCAGTTCTTTGGAAAATACAATCACCATTCCTGGAAAGTTGACAGAGGCCCACTGCAGCATGGGTATCTTATTAATGCACAATGCCATTGTTATAAcaagtttaaatgtttaaacatgcACTCAACTAATCATTCATAAACTGTGGCATAATGTACCACTAAGCTGGAGTAATAACTATATATTTCCTTTTAAGCTTTTACTTTTAGAGCAAAAGGACACAAAGAGTAGATCCTCATTTCTAAATATGTTTTCAAATTCTCAAGAAGTCCTTCACATTTGGCCTAACAGGACTATCtatatttccttttttcataTTTCCTTCTCATAAACACCCCGCCAAAATAAATCTTCTACTCTATTGTATACTTTACGGCATTTTTCCAGTATGGCCTTTATTTGCTGTAATTCTTACCTCATAGCCACGTTACTCCCGTCAATTATGATCGTCCTCAGTCTTGAGTCTCCGGGCTTGTCTGTCAGCTTGAGTTCAAAGGGGATCTGAAGGCTCTCCAGGAATCGCTGCTCTCCTGTCACCACCACCGAAGGAGTAGACGCGAAACCCCGTTTGTCCCTCGCTCTGGTGGGAGACGAGTCCTTCGTGCCAGAGAATAAAGGCTGAGGAGCTTGAAGTGCTTGTTTAAAGGAGTGCCTTGAGCCATTGTTATGAGCGTGATGATTCTGTTTTGTGGGAGATGGATTAGGCAAGTAGTTGGTGTTGGCTTGTTGCTTATGAGATTGGAAATTGGTGAGCTGAGGTTCCATGGATGAGGCATAAGTAGGCATTGGTGGCCCTTTGACCCCAGGTAGGACGATGTGGTGAGGAGTTTGTGACTTTGAAGGCTGGTTTTGCTTTTGCTGTGAGTTGTACAAGGTCACCGGTGACTCCTGGGGTTTATTAGTCCAAATATCTCGTCCCTCAATAGGGACACTACCATCAATCCTTGACACCCTTATCTTTTCTCGCCCATCGAATTCTCTCTCTTCTGGAGGTTTATAAGGCTGAAGTTCTGGTATTATTTGAAATTTTGACCCGCCAGTCTCCAAGACCACATCATCCATCTCTCTCGGTCCTTCTCTGAAGGCTTCTGCCTCTTTGACTCCCTCTTTCTGCAGCTGCAGGAGCAGCTGGTGAGTGGATCCATCAGGCAACAAGTTATACAGTTTGGTTACGTTCTGTTCAGGGTACCCACAGCTGGCTGCCGCTTTCTTCAACACCCCCAGCACAAAGTCTTCCTCTTGCTCTTTATTCATTACGTCTGTGTTGACTTTTCCCTGACTGTGTCTTGCATCCCCTGTTGCGTCTTCCCCCTCTCGTCCTTCTTCAGTTTCTCCATCGCTACGTATGGCTCCACCGCCTCCTACTGTTTCTCCCCCATCTTCTCTGTGTTCTGTCTCACAGGGTCGGTTTTTCTCTGTCTGATTCAGGTCGACGGCGTCTTCCCTCTTTGGGTTTGGGAGAACCCGATTTCTCTGCTCTTGGTCACTGCGGTCCTGCTCCTGTTGAACTAAGTCCAGAATCTGTGATGCCTCTTTAGGTCCTGTTCTGGCAAGCACTCGTTTCACAACCTCCTCTGTGTATCCCATGGCGGTAAAGAATTTCAAAAGAAGCCAAAACTCCTTGTTTCCCATCGACAGCTGCAACTCCTGCTCTTTTTCCTCCCCGGATGCTGTTGCTTGGCCCAAGTGCTCTTCTCCCACCTCCTGTGGTGAATGCGTGGGTCTTTCCTCAGCACCCTCTGCCCTCCCTCGGGTGCCTGCAGACATGGGAAAAGCTTGGAAGAAGGAGTCTTTATTTGCAAAGTCATTTCCTGCGCATGCAGCCATCCCTTCAGCCCATCGCTCAGTAGTGCTAGAAGGATCAGGGACTGTTTGCTTTAGGGCACTGGGTATTTTAGACCTATCCTCTGAATCCCCATGTGGCCTTGCCTCTGTATTTACATCAGCCAGTGATGAACTAGGGCTTGATCCAAGTCCCGATTCTTTCACCAAGTCCAACAGGATTTCCTTTACTGATCCTGGCAGCACAAGAAGATCCAGGATGTGCCTGTCTTCCCACTTCTCCACCAGAGTTTTAAAGGCCCGTCGTGAATCCAGGGACTCACCTGAGCCTCCATCCCCCATGCGCTTGGACTGTGTGCCCTCATACCTCTCTACCAGGTCTGTAATAAGAGAGTAGGCTCGCACCACCGGCTCCATCAGGCCAGATATGAGCAGGAATCCTGGAGAGCCGACCTGATTTGGtaggagaaagacagaaaggcaTTAATCAGAGTTCTACTAAtgactgaaaaataataatatagcaGGTCATTTAGACCAAAAAAGACCAAACCAAAAGAATAAAAGAGTTCTACTTAAACAGATcaatgtttaatttatttattttgcctaCAAATTCTTCATATTCAAATACAGAATCTAATTAAaaagactgagaaaataaaGGAAGCAGGATGGTGACAGCTGTAATGGTAAAGTTAAGTCATGGAATTATGAACCCATGGGAGAGGCCAATGGGAGGTGGCAATGTTTTAATTACAGTCTATGGCTTCTCCAGGTGCGGAAATCTGCCAATACAGTTACATACACTTACAGGGCCCTTTGTTAGGTACACTTGTTCAACTGTTCATTAAAGCAGATgtctaatcagccagtcacatggcaACAACTCattgcatttaggcatgtagaagAAGATGACCCGttgaagttcaaaccaagcatcaaCCAAgcaagtgactttgaatgtgcaTGGATATTGGTGCCAGTGGTTTGAAATGCCAgaagtcagaggagaatggccagactacCTCAAGCTCATAGTAAAGCAAAAGTGCACCATATGGACAAAACTACTGGGCCACATCTCCTCCGGTCCTGCATGGAGATGGACTTAGCTCCTACCCAGAAATCAGGTAGTCACCCGTAAAAGTCACTCCTTAGGccttaatttaaacatttacacacattaaaATTGGGACCTCAAAATATTCATACTGGAGTTTCCTCTTCCTCTTAAGTAAGATTATTAAGATACGTTCCAAGAAATTTATGGGCAACAAATCatactgaaaaagaaagttgtcaGAATGCAGGGTTGTATTTTTACGTTCTATAAGTCGCCTTAAGAATAGACCAGAAATTCCCAAAAACTTTCACAGTCTTACTTTTGAAGGCAGTTTTTAACTTGTTGAAGGCATGTGACACATTTCCATCTGATGGTGTAAAACTGATATTGACTAAT
The sequence above is a segment of the Oreochromis aureus strain Israel breed Guangdong linkage group 3, ZZ_aureus, whole genome shotgun sequence genome. Coding sequences within it:
- the khnyn gene encoding NEDD4-binding protein 1 codes for the protein MDDERSDGGGGEAELEDEFACAGMLRGSLTSLHSTVERIFSVAFSIGADDLPHGSNGQIWLKLRGPSANVKAAKLFVKGVVNQEEQQEITYPGVLHCVFCGAKGLFMDSLIKSTSAHIVVGSPGFLLISGLMEPVVRAYSLITDLVERYEGTQSKRMGDGGSGESLDSRRAFKTLVEKWEDRHILDLLVLPGSVKEILLDLVKESGLGSSPSSSLADVNTEARPHGDSEDRSKIPSALKQTVPDPSSTTERWAEGMAACAGNDFANKDSFFQAFPMSAGTRGRAEGAEERPTHSPQEVGEEHLGQATASGEEKEQELQLSMGNKEFWLLLKFFTAMGYTEEVVKRVLARTGPKEASQILDLVQQEQDRSDQEQRNRVLPNPKREDAVDLNQTEKNRPCETEHREDGGETVGGGGAIRSDGETEEGREGEDATGDARHSQGKVNTDVMNKEQEEDFVLGVLKKAAASCGYPEQNVTKLYNLLPDGSTHQLLLQLQKEGVKEAEAFREGPREMDDVVLETGGSKFQIIPELQPYKPPEEREFDGREKIRVSRIDGSVPIEGRDIWTNKPQESPVTLYNSQQKQNQPSKSQTPHHIVLPGVKGPPMPTYASSMEPQLTNFQSHKQQANTNYLPNPSPTKQNHHAHNNGSRHSFKQALQAPQPLFSGTKDSSPTRARDKRGFASTPSVVVTGEQRFLESLQIPFELKLTDKPGDSRLRTIIIDGSNVAMSHGLGHFFSCRGIALAVQHFWDRGHRQISALIPQWRQKNDPRIKEKHYLTELQQLGLLSYTPSREVQGKRISSYDDRMILQHAQKTAGVIVTNDNLRDLLDESPVWRDIIKKSLLQYTFVGDHFMVPDDPLGRGGPHLDDFLRSEHRSPNPGNHSFAGSASSFSSSKQPRSQTEVINFRDRTLGGALDALGGGGRGRGRGQGKGWDTGQKQKQYGAAGHGQGARAERSPEETANLRDQLCQVFPNQDNMVTLVLQCHSAETDINVLSDLILEQQSTN